The region ATGCATGACTAAATACTGGTAAATCACCCCCAGTTTCATGGAGGAACAAAAAGAAACATCTAAATTTGAACCAAAGTTTTAACTGGAATCAAATAAGCATGAGTTGATATTGCTAACCTTcatctgaagttcatgaaagGAAGCATTTAtccttaaaatatttaaaaggcaATTCTTTTGCAATAATTTTAAAGATGTAAAAACACTTTGAAAGATATTATACATATTGCATCACCTGTAATGATTGCACATCAAATATAATGCTTCCTGATCTCAGGAAGTACCTCTCCATTTCAAAGAATAACCATTAAATGAAGTGCTGAGCTAAACAGGGAGGTGGAAGTAAAATACAACACTGTTGAAGACAGCAGAACAGAATGAAACGATGAGCCTGATTGTCCTGTGGTCTTGTGTATCTGTAGTTATCTTTACAACGTGCCCTGTGGTATATAAAATCAGCATAACATCAGTACGTAGAACGTTATTTTGTTAATCCAGGACATCATTTATTTTGACAAAGGGAAAAGAATAGATAACTTCTAAATAATGAAAATGTCCAAATAAATTTGTGTCAAACATGACACTAGAGATTCCAATACTTGTTACTGTCATTCCTATTTCCTGTATTTTTTGGCAGTTCAGTAACTCATGTGGATTTTAGAGTTACTTCCCTGAGTTTATTCTAGGATACAGACAATTATGCcaaacaggaaagatactagcttggacagaagactggctgactggcaggaggcaaagtgtcagaataaaagggacctattctggttggctgtcagttactagtggtgttcagcagggattgttattgggactgcttcttttcacattatatatcaatgatttgagtgatagaattcatggctttgtggtcaaattTTCAGACTTCACAAAGGTAGTTAGAGGGGCCAGTAGTGTTgttgaagcagggagtctgcagaatgtcgcgtagattgggagaatggacaaagaaatggctgatgggCTATAGCGTAAGAAAGTGtactgtcatgcactttggtagaaggaataaaggcatagactattttctaaagagggagaaaattaaaaaatctgaggtgcaaagggtcttgggagttcttgtgcagaattccctaaaggctaatttgcagtttgagttgtTAGGGAAggcaaatgttagcattcaattcaggAAGACTGGAATATAAGTGCAAggaagtgatgctgaggctttataaaaccccacttggagtattgtgagcagttttgggccccttatctaagaaagaatgtgctgacattggagagggtttagaggaagttcatgagaatgatgggggatctcattgaaagttattgaatgttcaaaggcctacctagagtagatgtggagaggatgtttcctatagtgggggaattcaggaccaaagagcacagcctcagaatagagggccatccacttagaacagagaaggaatttcttcagcgtgagagttgtgaatctgtagaattcattgccatggatggctgtggaggccaagacactgggtatattaaagatgaggttgatAAAATCTTGGTTCGTCAAGGCATCAAAAGCtagggggtgaaggcaggagaatgaggatgagaaggataataaatcagccatgctggaatcgcagagcagactcagttggctgagtggcctcattcagctcctatatcttatgggcttGTGGTCTAAATTATTACTTATACAATAACCCATTTATTTCTGTCCATAATAGAATTGTGTCCAAGAATAAATTTAACTTTAAAAAATAGGCCTCTTATCTTTCATGCCAGattgttttaaaaataaaaaacatATTGAGTTTATACTTTAAAGCTATAACTATTCAATAATATGAATATTGTAGCTTTAAAGTATAAATTTCATCAAATGTACAATTCTCATTTTATTAACTCAGTTTTACCTTTAGACAATTTTACTTTTATTACTGTAATAACAAAAGCTGCAGATTGTTTACTAATTATTATAGTAGTCTACAAACTAGGTGAAGGGATGAGGTCTGTGCAAAGGAGAAATTTATACTTGGTAAATTGGGTGATTGCATTGTGCAATACCTCCATTCAATCTACAGTTGTGATCCTGAGCTGGAACTGTTATTTCAGTTGTCAGTGTTACTTTTGTTCTGAGCCCTGCCTCTCTTTGCTTTCAAAATCCTGACAACCAATACCACCAACCTCAGGGACAGATTCaatcccgctgttatcagacactTCAACAGATTTCTTTGAATGATAAagtggactcttgatctcataatctaccttgttatgagaTTTCACTTTGCAGTTTACCTGCAGAGTACTTTCTCTAACTTTACACTCCATTCTGCATTGTCATTgctttatctttttctttctaCCTCTACGCACGGTACAATGATTTCATCTGTATAAGTGGGCAAGACAAGCCAAACACTGTGTCTTGGTAAATGTGATAAAAAATAAACTAATACCAATATAAGCTTAAGGAATAACTTTTCTAATTCAAACTAGGCACCTTACTAACTAGCAGGCTCATTGATACACTGAATTATTTACAActatttttgtatttttatttcagatttcagcatTCCTAAGAAATTGCTTTCACATTCTGCATTTGTAGCTCTCCTAGACTTTGATCACCTGATTCAACACACTCTTTTGCCATTTAATCATTCTTTTTGTTCTCTCTTCCCTTCACTATTTTCCCAGCATTTTATAACTTGCTTTATCTAGCTTTTCCCAGCTCCAATGAAAGGTCATCAGCCTGAAGTACCaagtctgtttctctttccatgggtgccacctgacctattgagtattttcattactttctgtttttacttaATACACTGATAATTTTACCTCTAAGCAGATAGATAAAatagttcaattcccaccatgcCAGTTGAACAATGTAAATTTAATAGATCAAAAAAATGATGCCACACATGTGGAGTTAAAAGCTATTTATAATGATGACCATGATGAAATTCCTCTGGTTTGCTAAATTTTTTTAATGTTACGTTGCTCTGGCCTATGTGTGACTCCAAATGTGGTTGGTTTTTAACTGCCATCTGGGCCACTAAGCCACGCAGTCATATCAAATTGCTATAGCTTTCTAAACATAGCATAGTGGGAGTGAGCACCTTTTGCACAAGGATTGCCATGGTTCAATATGGGTGATTTACGAACTATTTCCAGTAGGTATTAAATGTTGATAGTACTAATGAGAATAAAAGAACCAATGTATCTGGAGTTACACACAGAATTGTTGTGGGTGCCATCACTTTAGTTCATTACTGCGAGTAAGAGATTGATTTAGGCAACAGTTCCTCCAAGTGGTGAGCAAGATGAAATTGAATGTAAAACtaagaaaataaaaattaaataccTAATATTTtgctaaagaaataaaataatttgtACATATTTTTAATGTTCATTTTTAATTTCAATGACTGTGGCCATACTTCAAGCCATAAAACTTTACTGATAGATCAAATGCATTACCCTGATTATATTAGAAATCAAACAAACCTTTTAATAGGTTAGATGAGTGTGTGAATATTTGGCAGAAAGAGTGCAATGTGGGGAAAATGTGAAGTGGTTGATTTTGGAGagaaaaactgcaaaaaggtgcagcacaaagggatttggggaaACTTGTACATATAATGTAGAACGCTACCAAATAACTACAGCATGTAAGAAAAGGATAATATAATGTTGTTTATAATAGAATATAATGTCCCCCCCTCCTTTACCACTCTCTCATCTtttctccttatctgcccattaactccatcaagtgctcctctcccttccctttcttccatggctttctgtcctctcctatcagacttccccttctccagccctgtatctctttcaccaatcaacttcccagcccttcatcccttcccttcctggtttcacctatcaccttgtgttctcTCTGCCCAGCCCCCAACTTTTtagtctactcctcagcttttttctccagtcctgctgaagggtcttggcccaaaacgttgactgcacctttttccataggtgttgcctggcctgctgagttcctccagcattttgtgtgtgttgtatagaATGTTACCGCTTATTTTAAGTGGGTTAGAGTAGAAAAGTAGGGAAGCCTTACAGTAGCTGTATAAAATACAAAGGATGCCACATCTGGAGGACTGCAAATAATTTTAATGTTCCCTATTTAAGGCAAGATATTTTATTAGAGGTAGTTCAGAGAATATTCATCAGTATAATTCCAGATATGTACTATGGGGGAGGGCTGAACAAGATGGTAATCTACTCaatggggtttagaagaatgagatatTGCTTTATTAAAACAGATAAATTTCTTAGGAGGCTGGGAAGAGACCAGAAGCAGAGGGTCTCAGGATAAAGCCTATGAAAACAGAGATAAAGAAAAACTTACTCTGttaatgagtttttaaaattttaggGCATGGGGAAGTGGGTGcagttttcttgtgtttatgataaatGGATTTCTAATCAGTCAAGGAATCAAGGATTTTGGGGAACAGATAATGAAGAATACTTAAGGAATATTAGGTCAGCCATGGttctattgaatggtggagcatgtTGAAAGGGCTGAGTAGCCAACTCCTGTTCCTAATTCTTCTGGACTAATGGTTAGAAACAGATTTGCAGATAATGTGAATGGTTCTACTGGAGAAAGTGCATAGAGGATTCACCATAATATTATCTAGACTGGAGGATTTTAGTTATGGGGAGTGCTTGGATGGGCTCAGTttattttctttggagcaaagagactgagaggtgacctgatagaggtaaatAAAATCATACGATGCATAGACAGAATCTTTTTCCAATTGTAGTGGtatcaaaattaaaatgaaataaGCTTAAACTGTGAGGAAAGAATTTAAAGAGGATTTGATGAGGGAATTTTATTTTACATAGAGAATGGCTAATAGCTAGGAGTCTCTGCCAGAAAATATTTATAATCAGTATGTTTATGAGACAATTAGACAGATACTTGAATCTTTCATGCATAAAAGAATATTAATCCAATGCAATTAACAGATTAAATGGAATCAGGGAAGATATATTCCTGATCTAAACAGTATAATAGATCTCCAAATGTCCCGCAACATTGCAGCCAGCTCTTTAAGGAGGTCTTTACATTTCTCAAATAATTAATCAAATGATCCCCAATATATTTTTCATTTGGCCATAAGTCATTTTAATTTGGGAGATGTCACTTACACTGAATACTCCGTTGCATACAGATTTCTTTCAATAATTCTGGGCTCAATTTATTTACAGTTTCAGCCAGGCAGAACTACGTTTTGATTGACTATATTCAAATTGGCTTGAAATGGGACATCTCCAACAGAGTAAGCTTGAATTTAAGCCTGGAAATAGTTCTCTCCTGTCATTTACAATATAAACATCTGGAAAACAATGGGAAGAGAATTGATTCCGAAGCATTTAGGCTGTAGACTCCTCAGCACTTTTTAAACCAGGTTTGATTCTGCACCAGATTCATATGTGGcattaaaacaaaacaaagcaaTATGAGGGACCAACTTTGTAGAATATAATTCATTTCTGAGTCAGATCATTCCCTGATGCTTGCTGGTCTTGGATGGCCAGTGTTGGTTTGAAGCAAAATTATTTTACAACAAAACTAAGCCAGTAGTGCAAATGAATCCTTAGATTAAATTCTGTTAGGATATGTTGTGTACCTGACAGGGTTTCACTTCAATTCAGATGATGCACTTGACTATTAATATTATCTCATAGGATCAGTCTTGAAAAGACTGACAAATCATTTCAGGAAGATAACAGTGAGAGAGTAAATGATAGTAAAGATTTGAGCAAGGTGTAGGATACATGATTTTCAAAATTAAAAGTGTGACACTATTAACTTTGGTGGAGAATAATTATTTGATCACATTTTGTATGATGATTCTCTACCTAAATGCTGGCTTTCTCCTCAATGAATTAACTGTAACTTGAGATTTCTGTGTAAATACAACACTAAGTTGTGGTCAATTGTTCACTATGATTCTTTTGACTGGATTAAAAATGATGAAAGTAATGTGAAATCAGAAAAACTGAATATATAAAGAACATATTTAAATATCAGAAACAAAATAAAGCAAGAGCCTATTGGTGCAATTGTTCCATTTATTTCAATGAAAGGAAATGGCTAAAAGGAACAAGGGTAAATTAAGGCATTTAGTTAAATGTCTTTAActttttttgatttattttttttagtTTGAATTGTTACTTACAGCTGTAAATCAATTAAAATAATCACAACTAATAATCAAGATAATTGTCCTTTTTGTTAATAATAGAATACTAACATTCTGGAATTGTTCAATGGTAGATACCCTCTTTGTTTTTAAGCTCAAAAGATTccattaaaagttttttttttacttttaaaccTATGTCACAAATGATTCACTTTTAAGTTCCCAAACACTTTCAAACATCTAAATTAAGATTCTAGAGAATGACCTTCATTTGGTTGAAGGAGAGCACTCCACACAATGCAGAAGTTCTTAACGCAGAACAAGGCAAGGCAAGTTAGTCCTTTAACCCACTTTAACCACCATCATAGCTGTTGCAGGTGTACCACATATACATTTGCAGCCACTCCTTAAGACTTGAACTGTAGCTATCAATAAACAGTTTGCCATAAACGAAAGAGGTTTACGGTAAGAAAATGGTTGAAATGTATAAACATAAATAGTACCTTGTATTAATGAGTGTAATAGTTTTCAGACTTATAGCTTGTATTCATGTTTACTAATCAGATAGATTTTAACCAATTTTAGTTTGGCTAAATCAAAGATAACACAGATATTGCCACAGTAAATTTTTCTTTAAGGATTTGCacttaaataaaataattaaagtaaaaaaaagttaaagcaaacagcaaaacaaaaagtaaattagaataaggtaaaactgAGCACTatgtatggaaaagagcacaagaGAAACAGCCAAGAGCAACTAAGATGGATTTCACACATATCTATCTAcaaataattgaacaaacttatAAATAATTGAAAATGGTGAAATTAGTTAGCTAGTTAATGTTCTTTCATGTCTTTATGAATATTCACTTTAACACTGTCATTGAAAACATTGTCCTTTAGCTATGCAATTAAAAAGAACATAGATATGTTGTAAAATAACATAAGCTTGACTTGTACCTTTCCATTGGGCTGTCTGCCAGAATGAATGGAAGTGCTGTCGACCAGTTGTTTGCAGCTTAGCACCCCAGGTTTGTGTATGCAAGATGCATGGTGACACGTGAATGCCCTGTCCCTCAAGGAGTGACTTGCTGATAAGCCACGTGCGTGAATGCCAACCACTTATTTAAAAAGACCGTTTGCAAAAGGTGTAAGTGTTTGACATACTTCCGTGCTGTAAAGTATTTGATAGTCTGTAATAAATGGTTTAAATTTATTTAAATCACATTTGGATGATTTTCAGAGTTTGATGAGGTACTTAAGATGCATTACCTGAGGTTTTTTTTCCACAGGATGGAGCTTTCCCCACCCTGCTGGACAAATATTGGGGGTTTGGTCAACTTATCCAGCTCACTGCATCTTGAAATACTAGTGAGTCTGGGTAGTCCTGAGTCACTGCATCTGTATAAATGTCAATAAGGAGATGCTGGTTTGGAGGTCAACATTCCTCTACCTGTGCTACAGCCCATTTTCATGACATTTTAATTAGtgattattttgtaaataattaTTGAGAAACATATCACCATTATTTAACTCTTCAGTTTAGGTTATTGGAGTATTTGCCAAGTGTTACCAAACTGACCACAGTGTATATCACTAGTAAGATGACTAATAGGGGTAGAAATCTCATTTCTTGATTCCCATTGTACAgataaaaaacaaaacaaaaaaaatcaatccttaaGTGGCATTATCATGAATCTCAAAGACCTCTGAATGGCATATGACCTGGCTACCATTTGAGCTAATTTTTTGATATTCCCAGTGGCCATCTGAAACAAGTGTTTGGACTCTTATAATAGAATCAGACCTAATCTGTTCTGGAAACACCAGTAGCTACTGTGGCCAAAGtaagtggagagaaaaagatACTGCAGGAGTCTGGGGATCATTTGACATTTCCACTCGTCCTGTATCTTGGGAGAATTGCCACATAGATTGGCATGTGCCCAGCAAAATGCTCAAAGACCCTGAGGCCCAATTTCAAACTAAGGAGGTGCTCTTGCTTGCTGTGATTATTTATTGTATATGAGACTGTTtgattaaaaataataattattcCACATTTATTTTAATTGATTTATTGCCAACAAAAATATCCGGCAAGGTAATTTTCCTTTGATTGATGGCTAGCATATATTTGAGTGCATTTAAAGATGTGAACAGTTCCAAAGTGGCAGTCTACCATAACTGTGTGGGTTTTTAAATTGTAGTCCATGGTGTAAGTACTAAATTACCTCATTCTGTACCTTTGGTGCAAAAGAATACCAGCAACTCACTCCTGTCAACTAATCATAATTAGATATTTCCAGTAGATGCATCATTGCCCGAAGAACAATGTGTGGTCAACCATGTCACAAATATATGTTGTTAAAACTTTATAAATGGTTATACTCACCGAAGGCACTTTGCTCTCTTTCTCCAGGATGACCCGAACCCTGTGTGTGCTCTGCATTTTTCTGTTACTGTGGTGTTTTCTGCTATGTACCAGCGAGGGAGCTGGGAAGAAGAGAAATCGTAGCTCCCAAGGAGCAATTCCCTCACCAGACAAAGGCCAGCCAAACACCTCGGAGCAGGCGGGAAACCGGAGCAATGTGGATGAAGTCTTGGAGTCGAGTCATGAGGCACTTCATGTCACTGAGAGGAAGTACCTGAAGCGGGACTGGTGCAAAACACAGCCCCTCAAGCAAACCATCCATGAGGAAGGCTGTAACAGCCGTACCATCATCAACCGGTTCTGCTATGGCCAGTGCAATTCTTTCTACATACCGAGGCATGTCCACAAGGAAGAAGGCTCTTTTCAGTCCTGCTCCTTCTGTAAGCCTAAAAGATTCACCACCATGACAGTCACCCTAAATTGCCCTGACCTGCAGCCTCCAATTAAGAAGAAAAGAATCCAGAGAGTTAAACAGTGTCGCTGTATTTCCATCGATCTCAACTAAAGTGGGAAGAATACCATCATCACCATTTGACAACCTGCAACGTAATAAACCACAGTCATAACTCTGGGACAGATGCATTTAAATATGTTTGTATCCTCAGTTACCTTTATCTGTTTAAGGACATGGATTCAGATCCAATCCCCGAGTAGATAATTTCCACTGTGTGgagtgtgaatagtcagagagaaggatatgaatatttaaataattatttcaaAGCTCTTGTTCAGAACATTGTGGTTATTTAATAATTAATTTCCGTTTCATTGTGTGAGATTGTATTCAACTTAATTTTGCCCATAATACTACAATGCTAACCAAAAGGGAGGTAATTCTGGTATTCATGAAGTTTATTGAACAATTACTTTACAATTAAAATCATGCATAACTCATTTTAAGAGGCTTGACTTTAAAATATATTTGAACTAATAAAATATCCAGTAGTTTACTTTGTAATTGGCTGGTCATTCACAAATATGCTTCCAATGATTGCCATTAGAAGCGCGAATGGACAGGAAAAGCAATCACCTAAGCAAGAAATGCATTCTTGGACAATGCTTGTCTTTTGATTGCTTTAGCAGCAGTACAAAGTGCCTCTGTAACCAACTGCTGGATGTGCACAAAAGCTTCGAACTTCAAAATACAAGTACAGAATCACTTGTAAACCACTTAGATGCACTAAGCATCCATCTTgatatgttgtaaaaaaacaaGCATTTTTAATGGGCTTATAATAAAAGGGCATGTTACTTATTATACACCCTGAAGAGCACAATTATGGGAATAATTAACACCTTTGCCACCTACACGATAGAGAATGGCAGGACTGAACCTAGATCCTTCATACAACTTTActgatttctttatttttccgcTGAGATGGTTGTATGGAGAGGGTACTATTGCTGCTACATATATATATTAAGTATATGATGAATGCAGAGATCAAGCCTTGTGTCATTCATTTACTATTATAATTACATGTTTATATTCCCCCTGAGGCTGTTACTTTTTGACATGCTTGAAATATCTCCTTATGCAGACCAAAGAAAGAACAAAAGTGGTACTTATGAATATATTTGTAGAAGGCAACAGTATTTTGGCTTTTAAATTAATGCCCTTAGCATAAGTATGTATTATACTTGCTGCTTTttactgtaaaaaaaaagtatatTTTATGTTTCAGTTACTGCTGTTAAGTATTAAATTGTTGGGTTGAACAGGTAGCACTGTGATGGAGCATCATTGCACAGTAACATAAATTGGTGGGATATAAAGTTACAACAGCTGGTGCTCCAATGCTGAGCAGATTACTACAATGCGGGAAAGAGAAACTAAAAGCTTTCCTGTAACATGAATCAGAATTAACTTTGGACCTTCCTCATGCAGATAAAGCATGTTTAGAAGTAGCTCATATGTTCTCAGTGGCACTCAAGAGAATGCAGGGAAAGAGAGGATGGTGAATGACGAagataaatgaaaataaatgggTAGTAATCACGTGTTTTTGTTTGGTTGTTGGAGAATGATTTTCATTTTGGAATAAATGTACGGAATTATCTGTAATTCATTACAAAATATAAGCTATTCATATTGAAATGATGGACTTATATCAATATCAGAATAATGCTGTCAGATCCCTGATCACTACATTTTATAAGAAGAAATTCTGATCCGAGATTCAAAATAATACTACCCATACTGAATATAATGAGCTGAATCCAACCTGGATTTAATGTCCTTGAAAACATCCCTCTGAATTCCATTAGTAAGTTTTAGTTAAGATTGTGAAGAGGAACCAGTGCGTTTCTTCTCCGCTCTCTTAGGGAGTGTCAAATCATGAAAAGAAGCAGGAGTAACCAATGCATTGTTATTCTATTTGATAATTCTGCAAATCTTATGCTTCAGCAGCATTACACACTGAATGAAAACGTGATTGCATGATCATGGTGCTCTCCTGTATAGTGTAAGCATGATGATTCTGCTTGGTATAGCCAGGCATCATTAGTAGCAATTAATTAGTTTGACTCAGTAATATTAAATGATGAGCACTGTATGTATTTATGCTTACTTGTGCATTGTAATACTTGTACTCATTTTACTGCATGTACTGCAGATTATTTCGTTGTTGAGCTAGCTTATCTTCGCTGCCTCATCCAGATGtggtaagtttaaaaaaaaacaagacatcATAAAGATATTGTAATTAAGCAAAATAAGATTTCATTCCAAGCATTTTATATGCCATGTTAACTGTTAATACACAAATAAAAACTACCTTCCGAAGCActgcattccattttattctcGCTAGGAATTTGCTCCTTGCTGTGATTTTAATACTTTGCTCACCCCTGTGGTTTTTTTCATCATAAAAAGTACTGAATTACGACTAA is a window of Hemitrygon akajei chromosome 3, sHemAka1.3, whole genome shotgun sequence DNA encoding:
- the grem1a gene encoding gremlin-1a isoform X1, coding for MTRVVARLFTLASFILCFICSILKQYLKSFAAFLVMTRTLCVLCIFLLLWCFLLCTSEGAGKKRNRSSQGAIPSPDKGQPNTSEQAGNRSNVDEVLESSHEALHVTERKYLKRDWCKTQPLKQTIHEEGCNSRTIINRFCYGQCNSFYIPRHVHKEEGSFQSCSFCKPKRFTTMTVTLNCPDLQPPIKKKRIQRVKQCRCISIDLN
- the grem1a gene encoding gremlin-1a isoform X2, encoding MTRTLCVLCIFLLLWCFLLCTSEGAGKKRNRSSQGAIPSPDKGQPNTSEQAGNRSNVDEVLESSHEALHVTERKYLKRDWCKTQPLKQTIHEEGCNSRTIINRFCYGQCNSFYIPRHVHKEEGSFQSCSFCKPKRFTTMTVTLNCPDLQPPIKKKRIQRVKQCRCISIDLN